From Brassica oleracea var. oleracea cultivar TO1000 chromosome C3, BOL, whole genome shotgun sequence, a single genomic window includes:
- the LOC106330583 gene encoding uncharacterized protein LOC106330583 yields MDSNQVRPDCFGSINLELLRSGKSITSREVDNLDKRSHTSRGTINSPTITAFEDTPQKGEILTFHKHETVKLDMPHDDALVIALEVGGVALSKIFVDTRSAVNVISQETLRSLEQPAPKSRREATPLASFEGRSILSLGVVLLTTKACDLKQKTEFTAVDLPRPLMLIVGRPWLHQMRAVPSVYHQCVKFMSPTGEKTIRGSQK; encoded by the coding sequence ATGGATTCCAACCAAGTCCGACCTGATTGCTTCGGATCTATCAATCTCGAACTACTCAGATCGGGCAAATCGATCACGTCAAGAGAGGTCGATAATCTCGATAAACGCTCCCATACCTCGCGAGGAACGATTAACAGTCCCACTATCACCGCATTCGAGGATACACCGCAGAAAGGGGAAATCTTGACTTTCCACAAGCATGAAACTGTAAAGCTCGATATGCCCCACGATGACGCCTTAGTGATCGCATTAGAAGTAGGAGGCGTCGCCCTCTCGAAAATTTTTGTCGATACCAGAAGTGCTGTTAACGTCATTTCACAAGAAACGCTACGGTCGCTCGAACAACCGGCCCCAAAGAGCAGACGAGAAGCGACCCCCCTCGCCAGTTTCGAAGGAAGGTCGATCCTTTCGCTCGGGGTCGTATTATTAACTACGAAAGCCTGCGACCTGAAGCAAAAAACAGAATTCACTGCAGTCGATCTTCCCAGGCCTTTGATGCTTATTGTAGGACGCCCCTGGTTACACCAGATGAGGGCAGTTCCCTCAGTTTATCACCAATGCGTGAAGTTTATGTCTCCAACCGGAGAAAAGACCATACGCGGAAGCCAAAAATAA
- the LOC106330584 gene encoding uncharacterized protein LOC106330584 produces MQVLLVAEQKNQLVTLNHQARPTGSAPFPEANVASSSYDNRKGRGRGRGGNLYHGRGRGRGRRFRPYDERNNTEFHENERNEKNRDDKRQTGNVCYKCGMKDHLVRNCRTPKHLADLYRESQKGKEKGRGETNFISDDPEPSFHGLNDDTHLDVSDFLVEPESIDK; encoded by the coding sequence ATGCAAGTCCTCCTTGTAGCAGAGCAGAAAAATCAACTCGTGACTTTAAACCATCAAGCTCGTCCCACTGGATCTGCTCCATTCCCGGAAGCGAATGTTGCATCATCCAGTTATGATAATAGGAAAGGACGAGGTCGTGGACGTGGTGGAAATCTTTATCATGGTCGTGGAAGAGGACGAGGAAGAAGATTCCGTCCCTATGATGAAAGAAATAATACAGAATTCCACGAAAATGAAAGGAATGAAAAAAACCGGGATGATAAAAGGCAAACGGGAAATGTTTGCTACAAATGCGGCATGAAAGATCATTTGGTACGTAATTGTCGTACTCCAAAACACTTAGCCGATCTGTATAGAGAATCCCAAAAGGGAAAAGAGAAAGGAAGAGGTGAAACAAACTTCATCTCTGATGACCCCGAGCCATCCTTTCATGGTTTAAATGATGATACTCATCTCGACGTATCAGATTTTCTGGTTGAGCCAGAGAGTATCGATAAGTGA